In Candidatus Methylomirabilota bacterium, one genomic interval encodes:
- a CDS encoding MBL fold metallo-hydrolase, which yields MSWIDPDFPRQATPSERVGRVLGLNPGMMTGPGTNTYLVGRRDPILIDTGAGVPEYMDVLASYLRARGWGQPSRVILTHRHMDHLGGVPHLRERFPGLSVSKLIFKDAGLPEGTTNLEDGQVIEGDGVKLRAVHTPGHASDHLCYYLEEERALFTGDLILSGSTSVIPDQDGDLADYMDSLRRVQALGAERIYSAHGPVIDNAAAKIQEYIDHRLERERQILAALGNGARTIPDMVKVIYADIPVKLHMAAGMSVHSHLKKLKKEGRVAEETISGAASRWSLIS from the coding sequence GTGAGCTGGATAGATCCGGATTTTCCGAGGCAAGCCACCCCGAGCGAGAGGGTAGGCCGCGTGCTAGGCCTCAATCCCGGCATGATGACCGGCCCGGGCACCAATACCTACCTCGTGGGCCGCCGCGATCCCATCTTGATCGACACGGGCGCGGGCGTGCCCGAGTACATGGACGTGCTCGCGAGCTATCTTCGCGCGCGCGGCTGGGGCCAGCCCTCGCGGGTGATCCTCACCCACCGGCACATGGATCATCTGGGCGGGGTGCCGCACCTGCGCGAGCGTTTCCCCGGCCTGTCCGTCTCCAAGCTGATCTTCAAGGACGCCGGGTTGCCCGAGGGGACCACGAATCTGGAAGACGGGCAGGTGATCGAAGGCGACGGCGTGAAGCTTCGGGCCGTGCACACGCCCGGACACGCCTCGGACCACCTGTGCTACTACCTCGAAGAGGAGCGGGCGCTCTTCACCGGCGATCTCATCCTGAGCGGCTCGACGAGCGTGATCCCCGATCAGGACGGCGATCTCGCGGACTACATGGATTCGCTGCGCCGCGTGCAGGCCCTGGGCGCCGAGCGGATCTATTCCGCCCACGGGCCCGTGATCGACAACGCCGCGGCCAAGATCCAGGAGTACATCGACCATCGTCTCGAGCGCGAGCGCCAGATCCTCGCCGCCCTCGGCAATGGCGCCCGCACCATCCCCGACATGGTTAAGGTGATCTACGCCGACATCCCCGTGAAGCTCCACATGGCCGCCGGCATGTCGGTCCACTCGCATCTCAAGAAGCTCAAGAAGGAAGGCCGCGTGGCCGAGGAGACGATCTCCGGGGCCGCGTCGCGCTGGAGCCTCATCTCGTAG
- a CDS encoding ABC transporter ATP-binding protein: MLEVESIQTYYGESHVLRGVSVRVAPGEAVALLGRNGAGKTTLIRSVAGMTPPRDGRVVFDGEAVERWPAYRIARRGLALVPQGRRIFAPLSVRENLLLGARPGEWRLDKVYDLFPWLRKREEQSGGTLSGGEQQMLAIGRALMTNGRMLVLDEPSEGLAPLIVREIGRVVQGLKGERLSILLVEQNYHLALRVADRVYVMSKGQIVWEGTPAGLEADEEIKRRFLGVAEAGGEA, translated from the coding sequence GTGCTCGAGGTCGAGAGTATCCAGACGTACTACGGTGAGAGTCACGTGCTGCGCGGCGTCTCCGTCAGGGTGGCGCCGGGCGAGGCCGTGGCCCTTCTCGGCCGGAACGGCGCGGGCAAGACCACGCTGATCCGGAGCGTGGCGGGGATGACTCCGCCCCGAGACGGGCGCGTGGTCTTCGACGGCGAGGCCGTGGAGCGCTGGCCGGCCTATCGCATCGCGCGGCGGGGCCTGGCCCTGGTCCCGCAGGGGCGGCGCATCTTCGCTCCGCTCTCCGTCCGGGAGAATCTCCTGCTGGGGGCTCGACCCGGGGAGTGGAGGCTCGACAAGGTGTACGATCTCTTCCCGTGGCTCCGGAAGCGCGAGGAGCAGTCCGGCGGCACCCTCTCGGGCGGCGAGCAGCAGATGCTGGCCATAGGCCGGGCCCTCATGACGAACGGGCGTATGCTCGTCCTCGACGAGCCGTCGGAGGGGCTGGCCCCCCTCATCGTGCGCGAGATCGGGCGCGTGGTGCAGGGGCTCAAGGGTGAGCGCCTTTCCATTCTCCTGGTGGAGCAGAACTATCACCTCGCGCTGCGAGTCGCGGATCGGGTCTATGTCATGAGCAAAGGGCAAATCGTGTGGGAGGGAACGCCCGCAGGCCTCGAGGCCGACGAGGAGATCAAGCGCCGGTTCCTGGGAGTCGCGGAGGCGGGAGGAGAGGCGTGA
- a CDS encoding ABC transporter ATP-binding protein has protein sequence MTPAPLLAITALTRTFGALSALGGISLSVTPRTRHAIIGPNGAGKTTLFNVITGQLAPSAGRIVFDGLLVTGLPPHAVARRGISRSFQRTNLFLKLSVLENLRLAAAADGRGSWSVFGRVDRLRAPLGRAGETAEAVGLEARLAMPAGALSYGEQRQLEVGVALATRPKLLLLDEPTAGMSPEETQRMTRMLERLPREVTLLIIEHDMDVVGSLAERVTVLHYGEVLTEGTFDQVKRDPRVYEVYLGSA, from the coding sequence GTGACGCCGGCGCCCCTGCTTGCCATCACGGCGCTCACCCGTACCTTCGGGGCGCTGTCGGCGCTCGGAGGTATCTCGCTCAGCGTGACACCGAGGACGCGCCACGCCATCATCGGGCCGAACGGGGCCGGCAAGACCACGCTCTTCAATGTGATCACGGGGCAACTCGCGCCGAGCGCCGGGCGCATCGTCTTCGACGGCCTGCTCGTGACGGGCCTGCCGCCGCACGCGGTGGCCCGGCGCGGCATCTCCCGCTCCTTTCAGCGGACGAACCTCTTTCTCAAGCTCAGTGTCCTCGAGAACCTGCGCCTCGCCGCGGCCGCGGACGGGCGGGGGAGCTGGAGCGTCTTCGGGCGGGTGGATCGACTGCGCGCGCCCCTCGGGCGCGCGGGGGAGACGGCCGAGGCCGTGGGGCTCGAGGCACGGCTCGCCATGCCGGCGGGCGCGCTCTCCTACGGAGAGCAGCGGCAGCTCGAGGTGGGGGTGGCGCTCGCCACCCGGCCCAAGCTCCTCCTGCTCGACGAGCCCACGGCGGGCATGTCGCCGGAGGAGACCCAGCGGATGACGCGCATGCTCGAGAGGCTGCCGCGCGAGGTGACGCTCCTCATCATCGAGCACGACATGGACGTCGTCGGGTCACTGGCCGAGCGCGTGACCGTTCTCCACTACGGCGAGGTCCTGACCGAAGGCACCTTCGATCAGGTCAAGCGGGATCCGCGCGTGTACGAAGTCTATCTGGGGAGCGCTTAG
- a CDS encoding branched-chain amino acid ABC transporter permease, with protein MIPRGIAIAALIVGAAVFPAFAGKYPVKLLQEILIWGIFAMSLDLLMGYAGMVSLGHSAFFGVGGYVAALALLKSPDVVSGLLLPAAAAALAALAIGFFSIRVSGVYFIMLTLAFSQMFYAVTFQVAWLGAEDGIVGVPRLAALGLDTAQPLQFHLYLVGLAAVAALCLWRIVRSPFGHVLRGIHENEPRMEALGYAVNRYKLLAFVIAGTVAGVAGSLYTQLVGSITPDAFLWTTSGEALLMVIIGGTGTLAGSMLGAAAFILLQSLVSSYTERWMLILGLTFVLLVLFAPGGLVGALRGRVGIRS; from the coding sequence ATGATCCCGCGCGGGATCGCCATCGCGGCTCTGATCGTGGGGGCGGCGGTCTTTCCGGCCTTCGCGGGCAAGTACCCGGTCAAGCTCCTCCAGGAGATCCTGATCTGGGGGATCTTCGCCATGAGCCTCGATCTCTTGATGGGCTACGCGGGCATGGTGTCGCTCGGCCACTCCGCCTTCTTCGGGGTGGGCGGCTACGTCGCCGCCCTTGCGCTGCTGAAGTCGCCCGATGTCGTCTCGGGGCTGCTCCTCCCCGCGGCCGCCGCCGCCCTGGCCGCCCTCGCGATCGGGTTCTTCTCGATCCGCGTGAGCGGCGTCTACTTCATCATGCTGACCCTCGCCTTTTCCCAGATGTTCTACGCGGTCACCTTCCAGGTGGCATGGCTCGGGGCCGAGGACGGCATCGTCGGCGTCCCGCGGCTGGCTGCCCTGGGCCTGGACACCGCACAGCCGCTCCAGTTCCACCTCTACCTGGTGGGGCTGGCGGCCGTGGCGGCGCTCTGCCTCTGGCGCATCGTGCGCTCGCCCTTCGGCCACGTCCTGCGCGGCATCCACGAGAACGAGCCGCGCATGGAGGCGCTGGGCTACGCGGTCAACCGCTACAAGCTCCTGGCTTTCGTCATCGCCGGCACCGTGGCGGGCGTGGCCGGGTCGCTCTACACCCAGCTGGTCGGCTCCATCACTCCTGACGCATTTCTCTGGACCACCTCCGGCGAGGCCCTCCTCATGGTCATCATCGGCGGCACGGGCACGCTCGCGGGCTCCATGCTGGGCGCGGCCGCCTTCATCCTGCTCCAGAGCCTGGTCAGCTCCTACACCGAGCGCTGGATGCTGATCCTGGGCCTGACCTTCGTGCTTCTCGTGCTCTTCGCCCCCGGAGGCCTCGTGGGTGCCCTCCGCGGGCGCGTGGGAATACGCTCGTGA
- a CDS encoding branched-chain amino acid ABC transporter permease, which produces MPFVLDLFAQALNGLSYGVLLFLLSVGLTLIFGMLDVVNLAHGSFYMLGAYAGLTLIAATGNFWLALAAAPLVVGMIGVVIERSCLRPLYWRGPLDQVLLTFGLIYLFEDLVKWIWGGRIRSIPPPDLFSGSVTLWGATVPSYRMFVIAFGLVMAVVLWLLIERTRLGAIIRAGVFDSEMAAGMGINVDRVFTGVFAFGAGLAGLSGVIAGPIQSAQPPMGATILVPALIVVVVGGLGSLKGSLVGSLIIGQAETFGKAWLPGASMLIIYLVMALVLLLRPQGLFGRALK; this is translated from the coding sequence GTGCCTTTCGTCCTCGACCTCTTTGCCCAGGCCCTCAACGGGCTGTCCTACGGAGTCCTGCTCTTCCTCCTCTCGGTGGGGCTGACCCTGATCTTCGGCATGCTGGACGTGGTCAACCTCGCCCACGGCTCCTTCTACATGCTGGGCGCCTACGCCGGGCTGACGCTCATCGCGGCCACGGGCAACTTCTGGCTGGCCCTGGCCGCGGCGCCGCTGGTGGTGGGCATGATCGGCGTGGTGATCGAGCGCAGCTGTCTCCGCCCGCTCTACTGGCGCGGTCCGCTGGACCAGGTCCTGCTGACCTTCGGCCTCATCTACCTGTTCGAGGACCTGGTCAAGTGGATCTGGGGCGGCCGCATCCGCTCGATCCCGCCCCCCGACCTGTTCTCGGGATCGGTGACGCTCTGGGGCGCCACGGTGCCGTCGTATCGGATGTTCGTGATCGCCTTCGGGCTCGTGATGGCCGTGGTCCTCTGGCTCCTCATCGAGCGGACGCGTCTCGGCGCCATCATCCGCGCCGGGGTGTTCGACTCCGAGATGGCGGCGGGCATGGGCATCAACGTCGACCGCGTGTTCACGGGCGTCTTCGCCTTCGGGGCGGGGTTGGCCGGGCTGTCGGGGGTCATCGCGGGGCCGATCCAGTCCGCTCAGCCGCCCATGGGCGCCACCATCCTCGTCCCCGCCCTCATCGTCGTCGTGGTGGGCGGGCTGGGCAGCCTCAAGGGCTCGCTGGTGGGCAGCCTCATCATCGGCCAGGCCGAGACCTTCGGAAAGGCCTGGCTGCCCGGCGCCTCCATGCTCATCATCTATCTCGTGATGGCCCTCGTGCTGCTGCTCCGGCCGCAGGGTCTGTTCGGGCGCGCGCTGAAATGA